From Equus asinus isolate D_3611 breed Donkey chromosome 14, EquAss-T2T_v2, whole genome shotgun sequence, one genomic window encodes:
- the PVRIG gene encoding transmembrane protein PVRIG isoform X6, whose amino-acid sequence MGQSSVWGVLVTLGIQETMLSGAAGCARLEGLAGYPQTALGKEPQPPALLTLKHGMETGKPCHCHFKSPEEGGPSPTAHHTEVSERRKWGRVWRTPSPAAPPACSHLQTSCNETGNRCRPHHHSPQSLGQRGAMDRPRALLLLLALLTLCITAGTPKVWVQVQTEAAKSPSFTVRCGFLGSGSISLVTVSCGKPDGAEGASLAVLHPEFGTELKAPARQAHWETKTSISLTLEGSEGRSPSPNTTFCCNPRRAGRPGWDLGSLGGPSLWLLLPPPPPAPAEALVCHEASATPQQPPDTDASKGGRPSLPGLSPHPLCHGQHQLLLPSNSGHRPPAPAAVKVGAAPHPQDTPTPGTCPLGIPASLCSQQFHLR is encoded by the exons ATGGGGCAAAGTTCAGTTTGGGGCGTGCTTGTGACGTTAGGCATCCAAGAGACGATGTTAAGCGGGGCAGCTGGCTGTGCGAGGCTGGAG GGCCTGGCCGGCTACCCACAGACGGCCCTGGGAAAGGAACCTCAGCCACCCGCCCTGCTTACCCTGAAGCACGGCATGGAGACAGGGAAACCTTGTCACTGTCACTTTAAGTCTCCTGAGGAAGGAGGTCCATCGCCCACTGCTCACCACACGGAGGTAAGTGAGAGAAGGAAGTGGGGCAGGGTGTGGAGAACACCCAGCCCGGCTGCTCCCCCGGCCTGCTCACACCTGCAGACTTCCTGCAATGAGACCGGAAACAGGTGCCGTCCCCACCACCACAGCCCCCAGAGCCTGGGCCAGAGGGGAGCCATGGACAGGCCCCGGGCCCTGCTCCTGCTCTTGGCGCTGCTGACACTCTGCATCACTGCTG GGACCCCCAAGGTCTGGGTGCAAGTTCAGACGGAGGCCGCCAAGTCCCCGTCCTTCACTGTCCGCTGTGGATTCCTGGGATCTGGCTCCATCTCCCTGGTGACTGTGAGCTGCGGGAAGCCCGATGGTGccgaaggggccagcctggctgtGCTGCACCCAGAATTCGGCACCGAGCTGAAGGCCCCAGCCCGCCAGGCCCACTGGGAAACCAAAACCAGCATCTCCCTCACCCTGGAAGGGTCTGAGGGGAGAAGCCCCAGTCCGAACACCACCTTCTGCTGCAA CCCCCGTCGTGCGGGCCGACCTGGCTGGGATCTGGGGAGTCTCGGGGGTCCTTCTCTTTGGCTGCTTCtacctcctccacctcctgcGCCGGCAGAGGCACTG GTCTGTCATGAAGCTTCAGCCACCCCTCAGCAGCCCCCAGACACAGATGCCAGCAAGG GCGGCCGgcccagcctccctggcctctctCCACATCCCCTATGCCACGGTCAACACCAGCTACTTCTGCCCAGCAACTCTGGACACCGTCCTCCCGCCCCAGCCGCTGTCAAGGTGGGCGCAGCTCCCCACCCACAGGACACGCCAACCCCAGGCACCTGCCCCCTGGGCATCCCTGCCAGCCTCTGCTCGCAGCAGTTTCATCTCCGTTGA
- the PVRIG gene encoding transmembrane protein PVRIG isoform X2: protein MGQSSVWGVLVTLGIQETMLSGAAGCARLEGLAGYPQTALGKEPQPPALLTLKHGMETGKPCHCHFKSPEEGGPSPTAHHTEVSERRKWGRVWRTPSPAAPPACSHLQTSCNETGNRCRPHHHSPQSLGQRGAMDRPRALLLLLALLTLCITAGTPKVWVQVQTEAAKSPSFTVRCGFLGSGSISLVTVSCGKPDGAEGASLAVLHPEFGTELKAPARQAHWETKTSISLTLEGSEGRSPSPNTTFCCKFVSFPEGSQAACGNPSLSTDQAPVVRADLAGIWGVSGVLLFGCFYLLHLLRRQRHWSVMKLQPPLSSPQTQMPARAAGPASLASLHIPYATVNTSYFCPATLDTVLPPQPLSRWAQLPTHRTRQPQAPAPWASLPASARSSFISVENGLYTQAGERPPHAGPNLTPFPDPLGPRAVEGRLGVR, encoded by the exons ATGGGGCAAAGTTCAGTTTGGGGCGTGCTTGTGACGTTAGGCATCCAAGAGACGATGTTAAGCGGGGCAGCTGGCTGTGCGAGGCTGGAG GGCCTGGCCGGCTACCCACAGACGGCCCTGGGAAAGGAACCTCAGCCACCCGCCCTGCTTACCCTGAAGCACGGCATGGAGACAGGGAAACCTTGTCACTGTCACTTTAAGTCTCCTGAGGAAGGAGGTCCATCGCCCACTGCTCACCACACGGAGGTAAGTGAGAGAAGGAAGTGGGGCAGGGTGTGGAGAACACCCAGCCCGGCTGCTCCCCCGGCCTGCTCACACCTGCAGACTTCCTGCAATGAGACCGGAAACAGGTGCCGTCCCCACCACCACAGCCCCCAGAGCCTGGGCCAGAGGGGAGCCATGGACAGGCCCCGGGCCCTGCTCCTGCTCTTGGCGCTGCTGACACTCTGCATCACTGCTG GGACCCCCAAGGTCTGGGTGCAAGTTCAGACGGAGGCCGCCAAGTCCCCGTCCTTCACTGTCCGCTGTGGATTCCTGGGATCTGGCTCCATCTCCCTGGTGACTGTGAGCTGCGGGAAGCCCGATGGTGccgaaggggccagcctggctgtGCTGCACCCAGAATTCGGCACCGAGCTGAAGGCCCCAGCCCGCCAGGCCCACTGGGAAACCAAAACCAGCATCTCCCTCACCCTGGAAGGGTCTGAGGGGAGAAGCCCCAGTCCGAACACCACCTTCTGCTGCAAGTTTGTTTCCTTCCCCGAGGGCTCCCAGGCGGCCTGTGGGAACCCCTCCCTCAGCACAGACCAAG CCCCCGTCGTGCGGGCCGACCTGGCTGGGATCTGGGGAGTCTCGGGGGTCCTTCTCTTTGGCTGCTTCtacctcctccacctcctgcGCCGGCAGAGGCACTG GTCTGTCATGAAGCTTCAGCCACCCCTCAGCAGCCCCCAGACACAGATGCCAGCAAGG GCGGCCGgcccagcctccctggcctctctCCACATCCCCTATGCCACGGTCAACACCAGCTACTTCTGCCCAGCAACTCTGGACACCGTCCTCCCGCCCCAGCCGCTGTCAAGGTGGGCGCAGCTCCCCACCCACAGGACACGCCAACCCCAGGCACCTGCCCCCTGGGCATCCCTGCCAGCCTCTGCTCGCAGCAGTTTCATCTCCGTTGAGAATGGACTCTATACTcaggcaggagagaggcctcCCCACGCAGGCCCCAACCTTACCCCTTTCCCTGACCCTCTGGGGCCCAGAGCCGTGGAGGGTCGTTTAGGAGTTCGATGA
- the PVRIG gene encoding transmembrane protein PVRIG isoform X3 — MLSGAAGCARLEGLAGYPQTALGKEPQPPALLTLKHGMETGKPCHCHFKSPEEGGPSPTAHHTETSCNETGNRCRPHHHSPQSLGQRGAMDRPRALLLLLALLTLCITAGTPKVWVQVQTEAAKSPSFTVRCGFLGSGSISLVTVSCGKPDGAEGASLAVLHPEFGTELKAPARQAHWETKTSISLTLEGSEGRSPSPNTTFCCKFVSFPEGSQAACGNPSLSTDQGLSASTPAPVVRADLAGIWGVSGVLLFGCFYLLHLLRRQRHWSVMKLQPPLSSPQTQMPARAAGPASLASLHIPYATVNTSYFCPATLDTVLPPQPLSRWAQLPTHRTRQPQAPAPWASLPASARSSFISVENGLYTQAGERPPHAGPNLTPFPDPLGPRAVEGRLGVR; from the exons ATGTTAAGCGGGGCAGCTGGCTGTGCGAGGCTGGAG GGCCTGGCCGGCTACCCACAGACGGCCCTGGGAAAGGAACCTCAGCCACCCGCCCTGCTTACCCTGAAGCACGGCATGGAGACAGGGAAACCTTGTCACTGTCACTTTAAGTCTCCTGAGGAAGGAGGTCCATCGCCCACTGCTCACCACACGGAG ACTTCCTGCAATGAGACCGGAAACAGGTGCCGTCCCCACCACCACAGCCCCCAGAGCCTGGGCCAGAGGGGAGCCATGGACAGGCCCCGGGCCCTGCTCCTGCTCTTGGCGCTGCTGACACTCTGCATCACTGCTG GGACCCCCAAGGTCTGGGTGCAAGTTCAGACGGAGGCCGCCAAGTCCCCGTCCTTCACTGTCCGCTGTGGATTCCTGGGATCTGGCTCCATCTCCCTGGTGACTGTGAGCTGCGGGAAGCCCGATGGTGccgaaggggccagcctggctgtGCTGCACCCAGAATTCGGCACCGAGCTGAAGGCCCCAGCCCGCCAGGCCCACTGGGAAACCAAAACCAGCATCTCCCTCACCCTGGAAGGGTCTGAGGGGAGAAGCCCCAGTCCGAACACCACCTTCTGCTGCAAGTTTGTTTCCTTCCCCGAGGGCTCCCAGGCGGCCTGTGGGAACCCCTCCCTCAGCACAGACCAAG GGCTCTCTGCCTCCACTCCAGCCCCCGTCGTGCGGGCCGACCTGGCTGGGATCTGGGGAGTCTCGGGGGTCCTTCTCTTTGGCTGCTTCtacctcctccacctcctgcGCCGGCAGAGGCACTG GTCTGTCATGAAGCTTCAGCCACCCCTCAGCAGCCCCCAGACACAGATGCCAGCAAGG GCGGCCGgcccagcctccctggcctctctCCACATCCCCTATGCCACGGTCAACACCAGCTACTTCTGCCCAGCAACTCTGGACACCGTCCTCCCGCCCCAGCCGCTGTCAAGGTGGGCGCAGCTCCCCACCCACAGGACACGCCAACCCCAGGCACCTGCCCCCTGGGCATCCCTGCCAGCCTCTGCTCGCAGCAGTTTCATCTCCGTTGAGAATGGACTCTATACTcaggcaggagagaggcctcCCCACGCAGGCCCCAACCTTACCCCTTTCCCTGACCCTCTGGGGCCCAGAGCCGTGGAGGGTCGTTTAGGAGTTCGATGA
- the PVRIG gene encoding transmembrane protein PVRIG isoform X5 — MGQSSVWGVLVTLGIQETMLSGAAGCARLEGLAGYPQTALGKEPQPPALLTLKHGMETGKPCHCHFKSPEEGGPSPTAHHTEVSERRKWGRVWRTPSPAAPPACSHLQTSCNETGNRCRPHHHSPQSLGQRGAMDRPRALLLLLALLTLCITAGTPKVWVQVQTEAAKSPSFTVRCGFLGSGSISLVTVSCGKPDGAEGASLAVLHPEFGTELKAPARQAHWETKTSISLTLEGSEGRSPSPNTTFCCKALCLHSSPRRAGRPGWDLGSLGGPSLWLLLPPPPPAPAEALVCHEASATPQQPPDTDASKGGRPSLPGLSPHPLCHGQHQLLLPSNSGHRPPAPAAVKVGAAPHPQDTPTPGTCPLGIPASLCSQQFHLR, encoded by the exons ATGGGGCAAAGTTCAGTTTGGGGCGTGCTTGTGACGTTAGGCATCCAAGAGACGATGTTAAGCGGGGCAGCTGGCTGTGCGAGGCTGGAG GGCCTGGCCGGCTACCCACAGACGGCCCTGGGAAAGGAACCTCAGCCACCCGCCCTGCTTACCCTGAAGCACGGCATGGAGACAGGGAAACCTTGTCACTGTCACTTTAAGTCTCCTGAGGAAGGAGGTCCATCGCCCACTGCTCACCACACGGAGGTAAGTGAGAGAAGGAAGTGGGGCAGGGTGTGGAGAACACCCAGCCCGGCTGCTCCCCCGGCCTGCTCACACCTGCAGACTTCCTGCAATGAGACCGGAAACAGGTGCCGTCCCCACCACCACAGCCCCCAGAGCCTGGGCCAGAGGGGAGCCATGGACAGGCCCCGGGCCCTGCTCCTGCTCTTGGCGCTGCTGACACTCTGCATCACTGCTG GGACCCCCAAGGTCTGGGTGCAAGTTCAGACGGAGGCCGCCAAGTCCCCGTCCTTCACTGTCCGCTGTGGATTCCTGGGATCTGGCTCCATCTCCCTGGTGACTGTGAGCTGCGGGAAGCCCGATGGTGccgaaggggccagcctggctgtGCTGCACCCAGAATTCGGCACCGAGCTGAAGGCCCCAGCCCGCCAGGCCCACTGGGAAACCAAAACCAGCATCTCCCTCACCCTGGAAGGGTCTGAGGGGAGAAGCCCCAGTCCGAACACCACCTTCTGCTGCAA GGCTCTCTGCCTCCACTCCAGCCCCCGTCGTGCGGGCCGACCTGGCTGGGATCTGGGGAGTCTCGGGGGTCCTTCTCTTTGGCTGCTTCtacctcctccacctcctgcGCCGGCAGAGGCACTG GTCTGTCATGAAGCTTCAGCCACCCCTCAGCAGCCCCCAGACACAGATGCCAGCAAGG GCGGCCGgcccagcctccctggcctctctCCACATCCCCTATGCCACGGTCAACACCAGCTACTTCTGCCCAGCAACTCTGGACACCGTCCTCCCGCCCCAGCCGCTGTCAAGGTGGGCGCAGCTCCCCACCCACAGGACACGCCAACCCCAGGCACCTGCCCCCTGGGCATCCCTGCCAGCCTCTGCTCGCAGCAGTTTCATCTCCGTTGA
- the PVRIG gene encoding transmembrane protein PVRIG isoform X4, producing METGKPCHCHFKSPEEGGPSPTAHHTEVSERRKWGRVWRTPSPAAPPACSHLQTSCNETGNRCRPHHHSPQSLGQRGAMDRPRALLLLLALLTLCITAGTPKVWVQVQTEAAKSPSFTVRCGFLGSGSISLVTVSCGKPDGAEGASLAVLHPEFGTELKAPARQAHWETKTSISLTLEGSEGRSPSPNTTFCCKFVSFPEGSQAACGNPSLSTDQGLSASTPAPVVRADLAGIWGVSGVLLFGCFYLLHLLRRQRHWSVMKLQPPLSSPQTQMPARAAGPASLASLHIPYATVNTSYFCPATLDTVLPPQPLSRWAQLPTHRTRQPQAPAPWASLPASARSSFISVENGLYTQAGERPPHAGPNLTPFPDPLGPRAVEGRLGVR from the exons ATGGAGACAGGGAAACCTTGTCACTGTCACTTTAAGTCTCCTGAGGAAGGAGGTCCATCGCCCACTGCTCACCACACGGAGGTAAGTGAGAGAAGGAAGTGGGGCAGGGTGTGGAGAACACCCAGCCCGGCTGCTCCCCCGGCCTGCTCACACCTGCAGACTTCCTGCAATGAGACCGGAAACAGGTGCCGTCCCCACCACCACAGCCCCCAGAGCCTGGGCCAGAGGGGAGCCATGGACAGGCCCCGGGCCCTGCTCCTGCTCTTGGCGCTGCTGACACTCTGCATCACTGCTG GGACCCCCAAGGTCTGGGTGCAAGTTCAGACGGAGGCCGCCAAGTCCCCGTCCTTCACTGTCCGCTGTGGATTCCTGGGATCTGGCTCCATCTCCCTGGTGACTGTGAGCTGCGGGAAGCCCGATGGTGccgaaggggccagcctggctgtGCTGCACCCAGAATTCGGCACCGAGCTGAAGGCCCCAGCCCGCCAGGCCCACTGGGAAACCAAAACCAGCATCTCCCTCACCCTGGAAGGGTCTGAGGGGAGAAGCCCCAGTCCGAACACCACCTTCTGCTGCAAGTTTGTTTCCTTCCCCGAGGGCTCCCAGGCGGCCTGTGGGAACCCCTCCCTCAGCACAGACCAAG GGCTCTCTGCCTCCACTCCAGCCCCCGTCGTGCGGGCCGACCTGGCTGGGATCTGGGGAGTCTCGGGGGTCCTTCTCTTTGGCTGCTTCtacctcctccacctcctgcGCCGGCAGAGGCACTG GTCTGTCATGAAGCTTCAGCCACCCCTCAGCAGCCCCCAGACACAGATGCCAGCAAGG GCGGCCGgcccagcctccctggcctctctCCACATCCCCTATGCCACGGTCAACACCAGCTACTTCTGCCCAGCAACTCTGGACACCGTCCTCCCGCCCCAGCCGCTGTCAAGGTGGGCGCAGCTCCCCACCCACAGGACACGCCAACCCCAGGCACCTGCCCCCTGGGCATCCCTGCCAGCCTCTGCTCGCAGCAGTTTCATCTCCGTTGAGAATGGACTCTATACTcaggcaggagagaggcctcCCCACGCAGGCCCCAACCTTACCCCTTTCCCTGACCCTCTGGGGCCCAGAGCCGTGGAGGGTCGTTTAGGAGTTCGATGA
- the PVRIG gene encoding transmembrane protein PVRIG isoform X7 — translation MGQSSVWGVLVTLGIQETMLSGAAGCARLEGLAGYPQTALGKEPQPPALLTLKHGMETGKPCHCHFKSPEEGGPSPTAHHTETSCNETGNRCRPHHHSPQSLGQRGAMDRPRALLLLLALLTLCITAGTPKVWVQVQTEAAKSPSFTVRCGFLGSGSISLVTVSCGKPDGAEGASLAVLHPEFGTELKAPARQAHWETKTSISLTLEGSEGRSPSPNTTFCCKALCLHSSPRRAGRPGWDLGSLGGPSLWLLLPPPPPAPAEALVCHEASATPQQPPDTDASKGGRPSLPGLSPHPLCHGQHQLLLPSNSGHRPPAPAAVKVGAAPHPQDTPTPGTCPLGIPASLCSQQFHLR, via the exons ATGGGGCAAAGTTCAGTTTGGGGCGTGCTTGTGACGTTAGGCATCCAAGAGACGATGTTAAGCGGGGCAGCTGGCTGTGCGAGGCTGGAG GGCCTGGCCGGCTACCCACAGACGGCCCTGGGAAAGGAACCTCAGCCACCCGCCCTGCTTACCCTGAAGCACGGCATGGAGACAGGGAAACCTTGTCACTGTCACTTTAAGTCTCCTGAGGAAGGAGGTCCATCGCCCACTGCTCACCACACGGAG ACTTCCTGCAATGAGACCGGAAACAGGTGCCGTCCCCACCACCACAGCCCCCAGAGCCTGGGCCAGAGGGGAGCCATGGACAGGCCCCGGGCCCTGCTCCTGCTCTTGGCGCTGCTGACACTCTGCATCACTGCTG GGACCCCCAAGGTCTGGGTGCAAGTTCAGACGGAGGCCGCCAAGTCCCCGTCCTTCACTGTCCGCTGTGGATTCCTGGGATCTGGCTCCATCTCCCTGGTGACTGTGAGCTGCGGGAAGCCCGATGGTGccgaaggggccagcctggctgtGCTGCACCCAGAATTCGGCACCGAGCTGAAGGCCCCAGCCCGCCAGGCCCACTGGGAAACCAAAACCAGCATCTCCCTCACCCTGGAAGGGTCTGAGGGGAGAAGCCCCAGTCCGAACACCACCTTCTGCTGCAA GGCTCTCTGCCTCCACTCCAGCCCCCGTCGTGCGGGCCGACCTGGCTGGGATCTGGGGAGTCTCGGGGGTCCTTCTCTTTGGCTGCTTCtacctcctccacctcctgcGCCGGCAGAGGCACTG GTCTGTCATGAAGCTTCAGCCACCCCTCAGCAGCCCCCAGACACAGATGCCAGCAAGG GCGGCCGgcccagcctccctggcctctctCCACATCCCCTATGCCACGGTCAACACCAGCTACTTCTGCCCAGCAACTCTGGACACCGTCCTCCCGCCCCAGCCGCTGTCAAGGTGGGCGCAGCTCCCCACCCACAGGACACGCCAACCCCAGGCACCTGCCCCCTGGGCATCCCTGCCAGCCTCTGCTCGCAGCAGTTTCATCTCCGTTGA
- the PVRIG gene encoding transmembrane protein PVRIG isoform X1, with the protein MGQSSVWGVLVTLGIQETMLSGAAGCARLEGLAGYPQTALGKEPQPPALLTLKHGMETGKPCHCHFKSPEEGGPSPTAHHTEVSERRKWGRVWRTPSPAAPPACSHLQTSCNETGNRCRPHHHSPQSLGQRGAMDRPRALLLLLALLTLCITAGTPKVWVQVQTEAAKSPSFTVRCGFLGSGSISLVTVSCGKPDGAEGASLAVLHPEFGTELKAPARQAHWETKTSISLTLEGSEGRSPSPNTTFCCKFVSFPEGSQAACGNPSLSTDQGLSASTPAPVVRADLAGIWGVSGVLLFGCFYLLHLLRRQRHWSVMKLQPPLSSPQTQMPARAAGPASLASLHIPYATVNTSYFCPATLDTVLPPQPLSRWAQLPTHRTRQPQAPAPWASLPASARSSFISVENGLYTQAGERPPHAGPNLTPFPDPLGPRAVEGRLGVR; encoded by the exons ATGGGGCAAAGTTCAGTTTGGGGCGTGCTTGTGACGTTAGGCATCCAAGAGACGATGTTAAGCGGGGCAGCTGGCTGTGCGAGGCTGGAG GGCCTGGCCGGCTACCCACAGACGGCCCTGGGAAAGGAACCTCAGCCACCCGCCCTGCTTACCCTGAAGCACGGCATGGAGACAGGGAAACCTTGTCACTGTCACTTTAAGTCTCCTGAGGAAGGAGGTCCATCGCCCACTGCTCACCACACGGAGGTAAGTGAGAGAAGGAAGTGGGGCAGGGTGTGGAGAACACCCAGCCCGGCTGCTCCCCCGGCCTGCTCACACCTGCAGACTTCCTGCAATGAGACCGGAAACAGGTGCCGTCCCCACCACCACAGCCCCCAGAGCCTGGGCCAGAGGGGAGCCATGGACAGGCCCCGGGCCCTGCTCCTGCTCTTGGCGCTGCTGACACTCTGCATCACTGCTG GGACCCCCAAGGTCTGGGTGCAAGTTCAGACGGAGGCCGCCAAGTCCCCGTCCTTCACTGTCCGCTGTGGATTCCTGGGATCTGGCTCCATCTCCCTGGTGACTGTGAGCTGCGGGAAGCCCGATGGTGccgaaggggccagcctggctgtGCTGCACCCAGAATTCGGCACCGAGCTGAAGGCCCCAGCCCGCCAGGCCCACTGGGAAACCAAAACCAGCATCTCCCTCACCCTGGAAGGGTCTGAGGGGAGAAGCCCCAGTCCGAACACCACCTTCTGCTGCAAGTTTGTTTCCTTCCCCGAGGGCTCCCAGGCGGCCTGTGGGAACCCCTCCCTCAGCACAGACCAAG GGCTCTCTGCCTCCACTCCAGCCCCCGTCGTGCGGGCCGACCTGGCTGGGATCTGGGGAGTCTCGGGGGTCCTTCTCTTTGGCTGCTTCtacctcctccacctcctgcGCCGGCAGAGGCACTG GTCTGTCATGAAGCTTCAGCCACCCCTCAGCAGCCCCCAGACACAGATGCCAGCAAGG GCGGCCGgcccagcctccctggcctctctCCACATCCCCTATGCCACGGTCAACACCAGCTACTTCTGCCCAGCAACTCTGGACACCGTCCTCCCGCCCCAGCCGCTGTCAAGGTGGGCGCAGCTCCCCACCCACAGGACACGCCAACCCCAGGCACCTGCCCCCTGGGCATCCCTGCCAGCCTCTGCTCGCAGCAGTTTCATCTCCGTTGAGAATGGACTCTATACTcaggcaggagagaggcctcCCCACGCAGGCCCCAACCTTACCCCTTTCCCTGACCCTCTGGGGCCCAGAGCCGTGGAGGGTCGTTTAGGAGTTCGATGA